Within Rothia sp. ZJ932, the genomic segment CCGTTTTCAGGGTTTGATGAAATGAGTTCATCGTGTGCGTACGCCGGTGTCAGCGCCCCAGCGCATACCGCCGCGGCAATACCCACTGTTGCTAATACACTTCGCGAGATTGTGGGGGTCATGCTAAGTACAGACTTCATTAATCTCTTCAAATCCTTTGGTAAGTATCGATGAGGGGGCGGCTGCCCAGGTGCTCCTCATTGTAGTAGCTCTTCCTGATAAACAGGTGAGAGAACCCTGCTTCGTTCTCGTCTCTGGCGGAAGCTCTAAAAACACCCGTACAGCGCATCCTCTGATAAAAGAAAAAGTTTGATAGGTATACAAAAGGTCGCTTCATACTAGAAGTATGAAGCGACCTTAGTGTGAGGGGAATCCCTCAATGAGACCTAGAGTGTTTCTTGAAGAATTTACTTCTTTGAAACAGCAGCCTTCAGCTTTGAACCTGCGGTGAGCTTTACACCGTGACCTGCAGGAATCTGAATGGTTTCGCCGGTCTGGGGGTTGCGGCCGGTGCGTGCTGCACGGTCAGTGCGCTCGATTGCCATCCAACCGGGAATGGTGATCTTTTCGCCCTGAGCAACTGAAGACTCGAAAACCTGGAACAGTGCGTCGAGCACACCGTTTACTGCTGCCTGGCTGGTGCCAGCCTTTTCTGCTACCTCTGCGACGAGTTCGCTGCGGTTCTTAGCCATTGATGTCCCTCCTGAGACTAAGTACATGAAGTGAGGTTCACTTGGTTTATGAGAACCTCACCACACAATTTACCAGCTTGACTTGGTGATACCGGGGAGTTCGCCACGGTGTGCCATTTCACGGAAACGCACACGTGAGATGCCGAACTTCTGGAAAGTACCGCGGGGGCGACCATCAATCTGGTCACGGTTGCGAACACGTACCGGTGAAGCGTTGCGGGGAAGCTTCTGCAGGCCGAGGCGTGCTGCTTCACGCTCTTCGGGGGTAGCATTTTCGTCTACGAGGGTCTTTTTCAGTGCTTCGCGCTTTTCAGCGTAGCG encodes:
- a CDS encoding HU family DNA-binding protein; translated protein: MAKNRSELVAEVAEKAGTSQAAVNGVLDALFQVFESSVAQGEKITIPGWMAIERTDRAARTGRNPQTGETIQIPAGHGVKLTAGSKLKAAVSKK
- the rpsN gene encoding 30S ribosomal protein S14; translation: MAKKSKIARNEQRKVIVARYAEKREALKKTLVDENATPEEREAARLGLQKLPRNASPVRVRNRDQIDGRPRGTFQKFGISRVRFREMAHRGELPGITKSSW